Proteins co-encoded in one Streptomyces sp. JH34 genomic window:
- a CDS encoding phosphatase PAP2 family protein, with translation MHTRSEPAEREPDTSARPPLVHELLLVAGLFLVYKLGRQAANGHVEEAFRNAGHVWSFERAAGLPREGAVQGVLLHSHTLVQAANTYYATVHFPATLAFLVWLYWRRPRHYVWSRRVLAALTGAALALHLIFPLAPPRMLHAAGLVDTGQAYGPTVYGDTPSTDSMANQFAAMPSLHVGWALAVAVGIVVATRSRWRPLWLLHPLLTLFVVVGTANHYWLDAIVVGALLAVAYAALRLPRTPVRTHLSWAPVPAQNYASPAYARSGAQR, from the coding sequence ATGCACACCCGCAGCGAGCCTGCGGAGCGGGAGCCGGACACCTCAGCCCGACCGCCCCTCGTCCACGAGCTGCTTCTGGTAGCCGGACTCTTCCTCGTCTACAAGCTCGGCCGGCAGGCCGCCAACGGCCACGTCGAGGAGGCCTTCCGCAACGCCGGACACGTATGGAGCTTCGAGCGGGCCGCGGGCCTCCCCCGCGAAGGAGCCGTACAGGGCGTCCTGCTGCACAGCCACACGCTCGTCCAGGCCGCGAACACCTACTACGCGACCGTGCACTTCCCGGCCACGCTCGCCTTCCTGGTCTGGCTGTACTGGCGCCGCCCGCGCCACTACGTCTGGTCGCGGCGCGTCCTGGCCGCACTCACCGGTGCCGCGCTCGCCCTGCACCTGATCTTCCCCCTCGCCCCGCCACGGATGCTCCACGCGGCCGGACTCGTCGACACCGGGCAGGCCTACGGGCCCACCGTGTACGGGGACACCCCCTCGACCGACTCGATGGCCAACCAGTTCGCGGCCATGCCCTCCCTGCACGTCGGCTGGGCCCTGGCGGTCGCCGTCGGGATCGTCGTCGCCACCCGCTCCCGGTGGCGCCCGCTGTGGCTGCTGCACCCGCTGCTCACTCTGTTCGTCGTCGTGGGCACGGCCAACCACTACTGGCTCGACGCGATCGTGGTCGGCGCCCTGCTCGCCGTCGCCTACGCCGCGCTCAGGCTGCCGCGCACACCGGTGCGCACGCACCTGTCGTGGGCGCCCGTACCCGCCCAGAACTACGCGTCACCCGCCTACGCACGGTCAGGAGCTCAGCGATGA
- a CDS encoding DMT family transporter, translating to MNATLMAVALSLVSAGAYATAAVAQARLAGRTESSAGALSLLGRGAWWSAVGLNAGGALLHVAALKYGPLTLVQPLGALTLVAAVPLGARSAGRRVSRTEWRGTLLTLVGLAALLLAAGGTSPHDTLSLPEALGVGAVTMGLVAVLGRPGTRPGLRHAAASGITSGVASALTQTLTVAATDHSGPLLSWRLVSVAVLVSFFALGGLLLSQTAYRGGLGAPLAVVTLANPVAAAVIGLILLGERLQGGALGLLPALIGAAAAGQGVLLLSRAQAGGPSRAEAPAPPTRPSRVVVSHTVPSVPPAAGPPVLRAGPAGVPDLVRAGPARETTTAG from the coding sequence ATGAACGCCACGCTCATGGCCGTCGCCCTCTCCCTCGTCTCCGCCGGCGCGTACGCCACCGCCGCGGTGGCGCAGGCCCGGCTCGCCGGCCGGACCGAATCCTCCGCGGGGGCGCTGAGCCTGCTGGGCCGCGGAGCCTGGTGGTCGGCGGTCGGCCTCAACGCCGGCGGGGCGCTGCTGCACGTAGCCGCGCTGAAGTACGGACCGCTCACCCTGGTCCAGCCCCTCGGCGCACTCACGCTCGTCGCCGCCGTCCCCCTGGGCGCGCGGTCCGCGGGCCGCCGGGTCAGCCGGACGGAATGGCGCGGCACGCTCCTCACACTCGTCGGCCTCGCCGCCCTGCTCCTGGCCGCGGGCGGCACCTCGCCGCACGACACGCTGAGCCTCCCCGAGGCCCTGGGGGTCGGCGCCGTCACCATGGGGCTCGTCGCCGTACTCGGCCGCCCGGGCACCCGGCCCGGCCTGAGGCACGCCGCGGCCTCGGGCATCACGTCCGGGGTGGCGTCCGCACTCACCCAGACCCTCACGGTCGCCGCGACCGACCACTCGGGGCCGTTGCTGAGCTGGCGGCTGGTGAGCGTCGCGGTGCTCGTCTCGTTCTTCGCCCTGGGCGGGCTCCTGCTCTCCCAGACCGCCTACCGGGGCGGCCTCGGCGCCCCACTCGCCGTGGTCACCCTCGCCAACCCGGTCGCCGCGGCCGTGATCGGCCTGATCCTGCTCGGTGAACGCCTCCAGGGCGGGGCGCTGGGCCTGCTCCCGGCACTCATCGGCGCCGCGGCCGCCGGCCAGGGCGTACTCCTGCTCAGCCGCGCGCAGGCCGGCGGCCCGTCGCGGGCCGAAGCCCCGGCCCCGCCGACGCGACCGTCACGCGTGGTCGTCTCCCACACGGTCCCCTCCGTGCCGCCCGCCGCCGGGCCGCCGGTCCTGCGAGCGGGGCCGGCCGGGGTGCCGGACCTGGTCCGAGCGGGCCCCGCACGGGAGACGACCACGGCGGGCTGA
- a CDS encoding NUDIX domain-containing protein — protein MTTESMDAAPRNTRPPVAQAALGVGVVVQDREGRILLGRHRGGTWELPGGKVDPTHESVAAAAARELREETGLRVPVDDVTVFAMVHDVVAGINRISMAALVRVESAVARVTEPELMSAWRWIAPEELPGPLFDPSAQILAVWRPDLAIEHPAAHHLRIVTPQAQA, from the coding sequence ATGACCACCGAATCCATGGACGCGGCGCCCCGGAACACCCGTCCGCCCGTCGCCCAGGCCGCCCTCGGGGTGGGTGTCGTCGTACAGGACCGGGAAGGCAGGATCCTGCTCGGCAGGCATCGCGGCGGCACCTGGGAGCTGCCCGGCGGCAAGGTCGATCCGACACACGAGTCGGTCGCGGCGGCAGCCGCCCGCGAACTGCGTGAGGAGACGGGTCTGCGCGTGCCGGTCGACGACGTGACCGTGTTCGCGATGGTCCACGACGTGGTGGCGGGCATCAACCGGATCAGCATGGCGGCGCTGGTGAGGGTGGAGTCCGCGGTTGCCCGGGTCACCGAACCGGAACTCATGAGCGCGTGGCGGTGGATCGCGCCCGAGGAACTGCCGGGGCCCCTGTTCGACCCGTCGGCCCAGATCCTGGCCGTCTGGCGCCCGGACCTCGCGATCGAGCACCCCGCCGCCCACCATCTGCGCATCGTCACGCCCCAGGCCCAGGCCTAG
- a CDS encoding BLIP family protein, with the protein MARTGVALVAAAAAVVATGSAAQAEAGFSAEKYEQVQFGMTFDEVWEISGGGSMCHTGGSLGDSILCYTESGDYAPYGGFSFTDDGELWNKRNEYLYKAATPSMKLSHYNRTALGMTEAQLWAAVPKDSCVSQGESYPNWPAKTGFEEKYYCAAATGLFPPSASFHLTDGVLTYRYQRSLT; encoded by the coding sequence ATGGCACGTACGGGGGTCGCACTCGTGGCGGCCGCGGCGGCCGTCGTCGCGACGGGGTCGGCCGCACAGGCGGAAGCGGGCTTCTCCGCCGAGAAGTACGAGCAGGTCCAGTTCGGGATGACGTTCGACGAGGTCTGGGAGATCAGCGGCGGTGGGTCGATGTGCCACACCGGCGGCAGCCTCGGCGACTCGATCCTGTGTTACACGGAGTCGGGCGACTACGCGCCCTACGGCGGCTTCTCCTTCACGGACGACGGCGAGCTCTGGAACAAACGCAACGAGTACCTCTACAAGGCGGCGACCCCGTCCATGAAGCTGTCGCACTACAACAGGACAGCCCTGGGCATGACCGAGGCCCAGCTGTGGGCCGCCGTCCCGAAGGACTCCTGCGTCTCCCAGGGCGAGAGCTACCCGAACTGGCCCGCGAAGACCGGCTTCGAGGAGAAGTACTACTGTGCGGCCGCCACCGGCCTCTTCCCGCCGTCCGCCAGCTTCCACCTCACCGACGGCGTCCTTACGTACCGCTACCAGCGCAGCCTGACCTGA
- a CDS encoding FBP domain-containing protein — protein sequence MRAVSEQDIRASFVNCSKGEAKRLPLPRDLDERRWDDLDFLGWRDLSAPDRSYIVTELRGELTGVTLRFPSQQRGFLHRSMCSVCLTTHPGSGVSLMTARKRGQAGRDGNSVGIYLCTDLDCSLYVRGRKSPAPGGRFEESLTVEQQIERTRGKLTAFLDLLAA from the coding sequence ATGAGAGCCGTCAGTGAGCAGGACATCCGGGCGTCGTTCGTCAACTGTTCCAAGGGGGAGGCGAAGCGCCTGCCGCTCCCCCGCGACCTCGACGAGCGCCGCTGGGACGATCTGGACTTCCTGGGCTGGCGCGATCTCTCGGCCCCGGACAGGAGCTACATCGTCACCGAACTGCGTGGTGAACTGACCGGCGTCACGCTGCGCTTCCCTTCCCAGCAGCGCGGCTTCCTGCACCGCAGCATGTGTTCGGTCTGCCTGACCACGCACCCGGGCAGCGGGGTGTCCCTGATGACGGCCAGGAAGCGAGGACAGGCCGGCCGGGACGGCAATTCGGTCGGCATCTACCTCTGCACCGACCTGGACTGCTCCCTGTACGTACGCGGCAGGAAGAGCCCGGCCCCCGGCGGGCGCTTCGAGGAGTCCCTGACCGTCGAGCAGCAGATCGAGCGGACCAGGGGCAAGCTCACCGCGTTCCTGGACCTGCTCGCCGCCTGA
- a CDS encoding SHOCT domain-containing protein — translation MDDYPLLNLFLTMMYVFLWVLWFFLLFKVVTDIFQDHSLSGWAKAAWVIFVIVLPYVGVLVYLIARGKGMGRREARQAEEREAAFKQYVRQAARDDDGGTGTGTGHVSDLARLAELKDRGHISQEEYEKAKQKLLA, via the coding sequence ATGGACGACTACCCGCTCCTGAACCTCTTCCTGACCATGATGTACGTGTTCCTGTGGGTGCTCTGGTTCTTCCTGCTCTTCAAAGTGGTCACGGACATCTTCCAGGACCACTCGCTGAGCGGATGGGCCAAGGCGGCCTGGGTGATCTTCGTGATCGTCCTGCCCTACGTGGGCGTTCTCGTCTACCTGATCGCCCGCGGCAAGGGCATGGGGCGGCGTGAGGCCAGGCAGGCGGAGGAACGCGAAGCGGCCTTCAAGCAGTACGTGAGACAGGCCGCCCGCGACGACGACGGCGGCACGGGTACGGGCACCGGCCACGTGTCCGACCTGGCCAGACTCGCCGAACTCAAGGACAGGGGCCACATCAGCCAGGAGGAGTACGAGAAGGCCAAACAGAAACTTCTCGCCTGA
- a CDS encoding SPFH domain-containing protein — translation MADITRRFGWRHLRSAPTAHIRHHRRGRLTHDGPGLSFWYRSLAAALSEVPVDDRELAMAFHARTADFQDVTVQATVTYRISDPALAAARLDFSVDPDTGVWRGTPLEQIATLLTETAQQHTLDVLARTPLAAALVDGVAAVRERVASGLTAEPRLPATGIDVVAVRVVAIRPEAEVERALRTPAREQIQQEADRSVYERRAVAVERERTIAENELASKIELARREEQLVDQRGTNARREAEEKSAADGVRSAAEAARTVRLARAEAEAAREVGAARAEAQSAWLRAHADVDPATLHALAATRLAENLPRIDSLTLSPDVLTGLLARLGRPEPEERA, via the coding sequence ATGGCCGACATCACCCGGCGCTTCGGCTGGCGGCATCTGCGCTCCGCACCCACCGCCCACATCCGCCACCACAGGCGGGGCAGGCTCACCCACGACGGCCCGGGTCTGAGCTTCTGGTACCGCTCGCTCGCCGCGGCGCTCTCCGAGGTCCCGGTCGACGACCGGGAGCTGGCGATGGCGTTCCACGCCCGTACGGCCGACTTCCAGGACGTCACCGTGCAGGCCACCGTCACCTACCGGATCAGCGATCCCGCCCTGGCCGCCGCCCGGCTCGACTTCTCGGTGGACCCCGACACCGGGGTGTGGCGTGGTACGCCCCTGGAGCAGATCGCCACCCTGCTCACCGAGACCGCCCAGCAGCACACCCTGGACGTCCTGGCCCGCACCCCTCTCGCGGCCGCCCTCGTGGACGGCGTCGCCGCCGTGCGGGAACGGGTCGCCTCCGGGCTCACGGCCGAGCCCCGGCTGCCGGCCACCGGTATCGACGTGGTCGCCGTGCGCGTCGTCGCCATCCGTCCCGAGGCGGAGGTCGAACGCGCCCTGCGCACCCCGGCCAGGGAGCAGATCCAGCAGGAGGCCGACCGGTCGGTGTACGAGCGCCGGGCGGTCGCGGTCGAACGCGAGCGGACCATCGCCGAGAACGAGCTGGCCAGCAAGATCGAGCTCGCGCGTCGCGAGGAGCAGCTGGTCGATCAGCGCGGCACCAACGCCCGCAGGGAGGCCGAGGAGAAGTCGGCGGCCGACGGGGTGCGTTCGGCCGCCGAGGCCGCCCGCACCGTGCGGCTGGCACGCGCGGAGGCGGAGGCCGCCCGCGAGGTCGGCGCGGCACGCGCCGAGGCGCAGTCGGCCTGGCTGCGGGCGCACGCGGACGTCGACCCCGCCACGCTCCACGCCCTGGCCGCGACGCGGCTGGCCGAGAACCTTCCGCGCATCGACAGCCTGACCCTCTCCCCCGACGTCCTGACGGGCCTGCTCGCCCGGCTCGGCAGGCCGGAGCCGGAGGAGCGGGCGTGA
- a CDS encoding TetR/AcrR family transcriptional regulator, producing the protein MPSPGSAQESVPASRRSKITPERAQELYTAVLDLLRESGYDSLTMEGVASRTRCGKSTLYRQWGSKPELVVASLHGTRRALLSDIDTGSLSGDLREAARAVDAASGQDTALMHALSHAALQNPDLLCAMRSTLIAPAVTAIDTMVERAVRRGEIEADNPAAEYVAAQVLGIMRAQPLLEGRYADDAFLTRFVECAVLPALGLPVPPPAPGASGT; encoded by the coding sequence ATGCCGTCGCCCGGTTCAGCCCAGGAGTCAGTACCCGCGTCACGCCGGTCGAAGATCACACCGGAGCGGGCACAGGAGCTCTACACCGCCGTGCTGGACCTGCTGCGGGAGAGCGGCTACGACTCGCTGACGATGGAGGGCGTCGCCTCCCGCACTCGGTGCGGGAAGTCCACCCTCTACCGCCAGTGGGGATCGAAGCCGGAACTGGTCGTCGCCTCACTGCACGGCACCCGCAGGGCCCTGCTGTCCGACATCGACACCGGCAGCCTGAGCGGCGACCTGCGCGAGGCGGCCCGGGCCGTGGACGCGGCGTCGGGCCAGGACACCGCGCTGATGCACGCGCTCAGCCACGCCGCACTGCAGAATCCCGACCTGCTCTGCGCGATGCGCTCCACCCTGATCGCGCCCGCCGTCACCGCGATCGACACGATGGTCGAACGCGCCGTACGCCGCGGCGAGATCGAGGCCGACAACCCCGCGGCGGAGTACGTGGCCGCCCAGGTGCTCGGCATCATGCGCGCCCAGCCCCTCCTGGAGGGCCGGTACGCGGACGACGCCTTCCTGACCCGTTTCGTCGAGTGCGCCGTACTCCCCGCGCTCGGACTCCCCGTCCCTCCGCCCGCCCCCGGGGCGAGCGGGACCTGA